A DNA window from Centroberyx gerrardi isolate f3 chromosome 3, fCenGer3.hap1.cur.20231027, whole genome shotgun sequence contains the following coding sequences:
- the ldb1b gene encoding LIM domain-binding protein 1b, producing MAMSEQLDTEAGCSSKSFKLYSPKEPPNGSAFPPFHPGTMLDRDVGPTPMYPPTYLEPGIGRHTPYGNQTDYRIFELNKRLQNWTEECDNLWWDAFTTEFFEDDAMLTITFCLEDGPKRYTIGRTLIPRYFRSIFEGGATELYYVLKHPKESFHNNFVSLDCDQCTMVTQNGKPMFTQVCVEGRLYLEFMFDDMMRIKTWHFSIRQHRELIPRSILAMHAQDPQMLDQLSKNITRCGLSNSTLNYLRLCVILEPMQELMSRHKTYSLSPRDCLKTCLFQKWQRMVAPPAEPARQAPNKRRKRKMSGGSTISGGGGTNNNTNSKKKSPASGFPLSSQVPDVMVVGEPTLMGGEFGDEDERLITRLENTQFDAANGIDDEDSFNNSPALGANSPWNNKAPSSQESKSDNPTSQASQ from the exons GCTGTTCCTCCAAGTCGTTCAAGCTGTACTCCCCCAAGGAGCCCCCCAACGGTAGCGCCTTTCCCCCCTTCCACCCCGGCACCATGCTGGACAGAGATGTGGG TCCCACCCCGATGTACCCTCCCACATACCTGGAGCCAGGAATAGG GAGGCACACACCATATGGCAACCAGACAGACTACAGAATATTTGAACTCAACAAACGGCTACAGAACTGGACAgag GAGTGTGATAACCTGTGGTGGGATGCGTTTACTACAGAGTTCTTCGAGGATGACGCCATGTTGACCATTACCTTTTGTCTGGAGGACGGACCCAAACGCTACA caATTGGCCGGACGTTGATTCCGAGGTACTTCCGGAGTATATTCGAGGGGGGTGCCACTGAGCTCTACTATGTGCTGAAACATCCCAAGGAGTCCTTCCACAATAACTTTGTCTCCCTTGACTGTGATCAGTGCACCATGGTCACCCAGAATGGCAAGCCCATGTTCACAcag gtgtgtgtggaggggcgCTTGTACCTGGAGTTCATGTTTGACGACATGATGAGGATAAAGACGTGGCACTTCAGCATCAGACAACACCGTGAACTCATCCCCCGCAGTATACTGGCCATGCAT GCCCAGGACCCGCAGATGCTGGACCAGCTGTCCAAGAACATCACAAGATGTGGCCTGTCCAACTCCACCCTTAACTACCTCCGA CTGTGTGTGATTCTGGAGCCCATGCAGGAGCTGATGTCCAGACACAAGACGTACAGCCTCAGCCCCAGAGACTGCCTCAAGACCTGCCTCTTCCAGAAATGGCAGAGGATGGTGGCACCACCAG CTGAGCCAGCAAGACAGGCCCCTAACAAGCGGCGGAAGCGTAAGATGTCAGGTGGCAGCACCattagtggaggaggaggaaccaaTAACAACACCAACAGCAAGAAGAAGAGCCCTGCCAGCGGCTTCCCTCTGTCCAGCCAGGTTCCA GATGTGATGGTGGTGGGAGAGCCCACACTGATGGGAGGGGAGTTTGGCGACGAGGACGAGCGTCTGATCACGCGGCTGGAGAACACGCAGTTCGACGCGGCCAACGGCATCGACGACGAGGACAGCTTCAACAACTCTCCGGCGCTGGGGGCCAACTCCCCCTGGAACAACAAGGCCCCCTCCAGCCAGGAGAGCAAGAGCGACAACCCCACCTCACAGGCATCGCAGTAG